The genomic interval ACCATATCCTTGCTCCACCACCCTTGCACCCCTCAAGTGTCCAAACTTTTTATGAGCATTCTAACGGAGATTTTGAAAATCTTGCAACAAATACCGCAATTTATGAAAAAATTGAATCCTTGCGTTTAGGTATTAAGCGCCAATGGGACGCACAAAATGAGCAATAAAGAATCTACAAGTTATAATCTCCTTGTGCATTTAGCAGATTTACCAACACAATCTGGCATTTATCAATTTTTTGATAATGAAGATACTTTACTCTATGTAGGCAAAGCAAAGAATCTAAAAAACCGCATTAAAAGCTACTTGAGTATTGAAAACAAACATATTGTGCCAAAAAATAATCTTAGTCCAAGAATCGCTCTTATGGTATCTCAAATCACTCGTATCCATACACTTTTAACAAATAATGAACAAGATGCGCTTATCCTTGAAAATTCTCTTATCAAAAGCCTCAAACCAAAATATAATATCCTTTTGCGCGATGATAAAACTTATCCTTATATTTACATTGATAAATCCCTTCCCTATCCTCGCTTTGAGCTCACTCGCCAAGTGCTCAAATCAAATCAGATTCAATATTTTGGACCTTTTGTAAGCGGAGCAAGGGAATTACTTGATAGCCTCTATGATAATCTACCACTTGTGCAGAAAAAATCCTGTGTCAAAGGCAAAAAAGCGTGTATTTTTCATCAGATTCACAAATGTCCTGCACCTTGTGAGAATAAAGTTTCCATACAGACTTATGCCCAAACTATTGCACAAGGTATTGCACTTATTGAAGACAAAAAAGCCTTATTAAAAATACTAGAATCTAAAATGCATACCCTCTCTCATAATCTGCAATTTGAAGAAGCTGCTATAATGCGTGATAGAATCCAAAAAATTACACAAATGAAAAACCAATCTATTATTGATATGATGAGCGGAGATTATGATGTATTTGTATTACAAGAACAAGATTGTGGCAAAAACTCGCAAGATTCTCACAAAAAATCTCATACTGCGTTGCATACGCATATTTTAATGATGCTTTTTATCCGCAATGGACGCATTATTTCAAGTGATTTTATCCTTTTACACGATGATATACAATCCCATAATCTTCCACAACTCTACACCCAAGCTTTACTTAACCATTATAAAACTCAAATACCACTCTTACCTCAAGAGATTCTCATTCCTCCATTTGACTTTCCTGACTTACTGCATTTACAACAACTCTTAAGAGAGCAAACGCGCAGTTCTCTCAAAATCGTCCAACCACAAAGAGGTGCAAAAAAAGACTTGCTACAACTCGCACATAAAAATGCTCTTGAAATAAGACGATTACATACACAGCAAAACAATACATTCTCTACACTTGTAAGCATTAAAGAGTTGTGTGTATTAAGCCAAATACCTTATTCTATTGAGGTTTTTGATACCTCTCATCATAGCGGAACACACAATGTGGGCGGTATGATTGTGTATGAAAATGATGATTTTATTCGTTCTAAATATCGGCGATATGAGCTTCACACAAGTGATGAATACAGCCAAATGCACGAA from Helicobacter hepaticus ATCC 51449 carries:
- the uvrC gene encoding excinuclease ABC subunit UvrC, with the translated sequence MSNKESTSYNLLVHLADLPTQSGIYQFFDNEDTLLYVGKAKNLKNRIKSYLSIENKHIVPKNNLSPRIALMVSQITRIHTLLTNNEQDALILENSLIKSLKPKYNILLRDDKTYPYIYIDKSLPYPRFELTRQVLKSNQIQYFGPFVSGARELLDSLYDNLPLVQKKSCVKGKKACIFHQIHKCPAPCENKVSIQTYAQTIAQGIALIEDKKALLKILESKMHTLSHNLQFEEAAIMRDRIQKITQMKNQSIIDMMSGDYDVFVLQEQDCGKNSQDSHKKSHTALHTHILMMLFIRNGRIISSDFILLHDDIQSHNLPQLYTQALLNHYKTQIPLLPQEILIPPFDFPDLLHLQQLLREQTRSSLKIVQPQRGAKKDLLQLAHKNALEIRRLHTQQNNTFSTLVSIKELCVLSQIPYSIEVFDTSHHSGTHNVGGMIVYENDDFIRSKYRRYELHTSDEYSQMHEMLLRRAQSFDSNPPPALWLLDGGRAQINLALDILKSVGANVEVLAIAKMKHNAKAYRAKGNAFDILRSKNAEFKLKPNDKRLQFLQKLRDEVHRYAITYHRYKKQKDIQKAQMMGKNYTQAQIKKLLDYFGSFESLKTASQEQINSVLSRRNRSDT